Genomic window (Synechococcus sp. LA31):
GGAAGCGGCGCTTGCGCGTGATGAAGATGCGCGGGTAGGCCTCACTCCAGGTGATGCAGAGGTAGGGATATTTCTTGTCGTCCTTCAGCAGCACATTGAAGTGCGGCTGATGGTTCTTGATCAGGTTGGATTCCAGTGCCAGCGCTTCGGCTTCACTGTCAGTCACGATGAATTCGATCTCGCACACCTGCCGCACCATCAGGGCGATGCGGGGCGAATGGCCGTGGCCGCTGCCGCTTTGGAAGTAGCTGCGCACCCGATTGCGCAACACCTTGGCTTTGCCGATGTAGAGGATGCGGTCCTCGCCATCGCGCATCAGGTAGCAGCCCGGTTCGGCGGGCACCTCCTTCAGGCGTGCCCGCAGCCGGTCGCGGTCCTGAAGGAGGGGCTGGATGGTGCTCAACAGCTGATGCTCAGCCGCCGTACTGCCAGCCGGTGCTGCTCAGCTCCAGGGCTGCGCCATCGCGATGCAATACAGCACTCTTCACCTCTCCCACAAACACGGTGTGGTCGCCATGGGCCACCTGACCCACCAGCTCACATTCCACGGCACCGAGGGCATCGTTCAGCACCGGCAATCCGAGTTCACCCAGCTGATAGGGCGCAGCATCGAAACGGCCACCCACACCCTTCTGCGGCTTGAAAAACACGGCGGCCAGATCTTTTTGATCAGCGGCCAGCACGTTGAGCGAGAAGCGGCCGGTGCGCTGGATCATCCCGTTGCTGGTGCTGTCAGCCCGCACCGCCATCACCACCAAGGGCGGCTCGAAGGAGCCCTGGGTGACCCAGCTGGCGGTGAAACCATTCACCTCCTCACCCTCGGCCACCCCGCAGATGAACACGCCGTGGGGGATCTTGCGCAGCAGGGTTTTCTTGGCGTCGGCGTTCAGAGCCATGGGAAAGGGGGGAAACGAAAGGAAGTGGTGGAACCAACTCTAGAAACGCTGGAACCGCTCCATAGGATCGGCCCATGCAGGCCCTCTACCCCGGCAGCTTCGATCCGCTCACCCTCGGGCACCTCGACGTGATCGAGCGTGGCGCCAGCCTGTTCGATCAGCTGGTGGTGGCGGTGCTGCGCAACCCGAGCAAGAATCCCTGTTTCAGCGTTGAACAGCGGTTGGAGCAGATTCGCCTCGCCACAGCCCATCTCAACAATGTGAGCGTGGCCGCTTTCGACGGCCTCACGGTTGATTTCGCCCAGGATTGCGGTTCGGATGTGATCCTTCGCGGACTACGGGCTCTCAGCGACTTCGAATACGAACTGCAGATCGCCCACACCAACAAAAGCTTGGCGCCGCAGCTGGAAACGTTGTTTTTGGCCACGGCGACCGCCCACAGCTTTTTGAGCAGTTCTGTGGTGAAGGAGGTGGCGCGCTTCGGTGGCAGCGTTGGTCACATGGTGCCCACAGGAGTGGCGCAAGACCTGGCCAGGCTTTTTAATCAGTCATCACGTCCTTGATCGTTTCCCATGGCTGAGGCACAGCTCACGTCCGTGCTCGACCAGCTCGATCAACTGGAGGAGATCGTCTTGGACGGCACGCGCGTGCCCTTCAGCGGTGGTCGCCTGGTGAATGAGCAAGACGCGATCGAGCTGATGGATGCAGTGCGGGAAGCACTGCCCTCGCAACTCGCCCAAGCCGAAGAGCTGGTAGCCAAGAAGGAGGAGTTC
Coding sequences:
- the coaD gene encoding pantetheine-phosphate adenylyltransferase; protein product: MQALYPGSFDPLTLGHLDVIERGASLFDQLVVAVLRNPSKNPCFSVEQRLEQIRLATAHLNNVSVAAFDGLTVDFAQDCGSDVILRGLRALSDFEYELQIAHTNKSLAPQLETLFLATATAHSFLSSSVVKEVARFGGSVGHMVPTGVAQDLARLFNQSSRP
- a CDS encoding flavin reductase family protein, which gives rise to MALNADAKKTLLRKIPHGVFICGVAEGEEVNGFTASWVTQGSFEPPLVVMAVRADSTSNGMIQRTGRFSLNVLAADQKDLAAVFFKPQKGVGGRFDAAPYQLGELGLPVLNDALGAVECELVGQVAHGDHTVFVGEVKSAVLHRDGAALELSSTGWQYGG